A DNA window from Hordeum vulgare subsp. vulgare chromosome 1H, MorexV3_pseudomolecules_assembly, whole genome shotgun sequence contains the following coding sequences:
- the LOC123397493 gene encoding protein PARTING DANCERS-like has product KHLSACKFRPWNMHDEHLVERQAGPPPYQLHWCVPGRQLVSPKLPVDISCVFQDFIFNNGGLSVAFIFETNWDCGNGADVFSRVNALKRQCKNLYVFVAVPTVEQIKLFNQSYFKYGMELGCPTFVPVNDSEMGFEMMLKIAHARGVCKQQDISSTMRNEWEQAVQSMHAYIRVLTSIPGIDDHDANMDVELRYRYIFNHFPTLADEDVIGKTDHEILSGEVIDEMNKVKREYSFRPELKRISGLIYEETRGVLKIFLENVIRDAVTYTEHAHRKTITAMDVVHALKRQGRTLYGFGG; this is encoded by the exons AAACATCTTTCTGCCTGCAAATTTAG GCCGTGGAATATGCATGATGAGCACCTCGTGGAGAGACAAGCAGGACCACCACCTTATCAACTTCATTGGTGCGTTCCTGGCCGCCAACTCGTATCGCCTAAACTTCCTGTCGATATCTCCT GTGTATTCCAGGACTTCATCTTCAACAATGGGGGGCTATCAGTTGCTTTCATCTTTGAGACGAACTGGGACTGCGGGAATGGAGCTGATGTTTTTAGCAG GGTGAATGCGCTGAAGAGGCAGTGCAAAAATCTCTACGTCTTTGTTGCCGTCCCCACGGTGGAGCAAATCAAATTGTTTAATCAGTCTTATTTCAA GTATGGCATGGAGCTTGGCTGCCCTACATTTGTGCCTGTTAACGATTCAGAGATGGGATTTGAGATGATGCTCAAGATTGCTCATGCCCGTGGAG TATGCAAGCAACAGGATATTAGCTCAACAATGAGGAATGAG TGGGAGCAAGCAGTTCAGTCCATGCATGCCTATATACGAGTGCTCACCTCTATTCCTGGTATTGATGATCACGATGCCAATATG GATGTCGAGTTACGGTACCGCTACATTTTTAATCACTTTCCGACACTTGCGGATGAG GATGTTATTGGTAAAACAGACCATGAGATATTGTCAGGAGAGGTTATAGATGAGATGAATAAGGTCAAGAGAGAG TACTCCTTCCGTCCCGAATTGAAGCGCATCTCCGGGCTCATCTACGAGGAGACCCGCGGCGTTCTCAAGATCTTCCTCGAGAACGTCATCCGCGACGCCGTCACCTACACCGAGCACGCCCACCGCAAGACCATCACCGCCATGGACGTCGTCCACGCGCTCAAGCGGCAGGGACGCACCCTCTACGGATTCGGCGGCTAG
- the LOC123407969 gene encoding uncharacterized protein LOC123407969, translating into MAMAPSASAVSFAPHPSVGATFRPRAASGSVGAGRVRAAGAPEGGRWWAPLLGWSGRADYIEAAAPAPAMEVSSEEKAGRSFVGGLTEEKARQLRARMVETESFHDAMYHSAIASRLARST; encoded by the coding sequence ATGGCCATGGCACCGTCAGCATCCGCCGTCTCCTTCGCCCCCCACCCGTCGGTGGGAGCGACTTTCCGGCCCCGCGCCGCCTCTGGCTCCGTGGGCGCTGGGCGGGTCCGCGCGGCGGGAGCCCCCGAGGGAGGCAGGTGGTGGGCGCCGCTGCTCGGGTGGTCCGGGCGGGCGGACTACATCGAGGCCGCGGCACCGGCGCCGGCGATGGAGGTGAGTTCCGAGGAGAAGGCCGGGAGGTCGTTCGTGGGCGGCCTGACGGAGGAGAAGGCGCGGCAGCTGCGGGCGCGGATGGTGGAGACAGAGAGCTTCCACGACGCCATGTACCACTCCGCCATCGCCTCCCGCCTCGCGCGCTCCACCTAG